The following proteins are co-located in the Triplophysa dalaica isolate WHDGS20190420 chromosome 2, ASM1584641v1, whole genome shotgun sequence genome:
- the lipt1 gene encoding lipoyltransferase 1, mitochondrial: MILRLSDLNVISRSVRLKSTLTALFDEMGKDIIIKSSSTGIYENLALEDWIHDYVDLQHRNILLLWRNSPAVVIGRHQNPWQECNLPLMRRLGIPLARRRSGGGTVFHDIGNINMTFFTSKKKYDRHRNLTVVTNALKELRPNLDVNSTDRFDILLNGHYKISGTAAKLGRTAAYHHCTLLCSVDRSLLSSVLKSNNSQIIKSNATPSVPSPVKNLMDEDPGLDTDTVMEAIASQYKKEFDFATPVITVDPTHESLMPGVHKMTRDLLTWEWAYGKTPKFSVCTSFVVDGVNITLDMDIKNGKVERFDIVIPDDWLPLEIVNEFTSTLNGSRFCPRETAVLLAAFIRTNSLAADIAEKIHRLCEGVISVM, encoded by the coding sequence ATGATTTTAAGACTGTCAGACTTGAATGTCATTTCAAGATCCGTTCGCCTCAAAAGCACCTTGACAGCGCTTTTCGACGAGATGGGAAAGGATATCATCATAAAGTCGTCGTCAACCGGTATATACGAGAACTTGGCTTTAGAAGACTGGATACACGACTACGTCGATCTGCAACACAGAAACATACTTTTATTATGGAGAAATTCGCCTGCAGTGGTCATAGGTAGACATCAAAATCCCTGGCAGGAATGTAACCTTCCTTTGATGAGACGTCTTGGGATCCCACTGGCTAGACGCCGCAGTGGAGGTGGGACCGTTTTCCACGACATTGGAAACATCAACATGACCTTCTTCACCTCCAAAAAGAAATACGATCGTCACAGGAATCTCACTGTTGTCACCAATGCACTAAAAGAACTCAGACCCAATCTAGATGTCAATTCAACAGATAGATTTGATATCCTGTTGAACGGGCACTACAAAATTTCAGGCACTGCCGCAAAGTTAGGCAGAACGGCCGCCTATCATCACTGTACGTTGCTTTGTTCAGTGGATCGTTCACTATTGTCGTCAGTTCTCAAAAGTAATAACTCTCAAATTATTAAAAGCAATGCGACCCCAAGCGTTCCTTCTCCCGTCAAGAACCTCATGGATGAGGACCCCGGTCTCGATACCGATACTGTAATGGAGGCTATTGCTTCCCAGTACAAAAAAGAATTTGACTTTGCCACTCCAGTTATCACAGTTGACCCCACTCACGAGTCTCTCATGCCCGGCGTTCATAAGATGACACGAGATCTTCTGACGTGGGAATGGGCTTATGGCAAAACTCCCAAATTCAGCGTTTGTACATCTTTTGTGGTTGACGGTGTGAACATTACACTTGACATGGACATCAAGAATGGTAAAGTAGAAAGATTTGACATTGTCATCCCTGACGACTGGCTTCCTTTGGAGATAGTGAACGAGTTCACGTCAACGCTGAATGGCAGCAGATTCTGTCCACGTGAAACTGCAGTGTTGCTGGCGGCTTTTATAAGAACTAATTCACTGGCTGCTGATATTGCTGAAAAAATCCACAGATTGTGTGAAGGTGTGATTTCTGTGATGTGA
- the eif5b gene encoding eukaryotic translation initiation factor 5B, whose product MGKKQKNKGDDGAKDEIDALAAEIEGAGAAKEQSKAKSKKKKGKRDDFDEDDILKELEELSLQNPGGKSKEAPKEPVKKSDSVENPEPEPTLTKADKKKAKKGKKASPEDEEGDEDQGQNNMENDHRTKDEKTMETPDPPVAASDSEDEASRSRQKPKAKKKGGRKGTSDSEDNDEDGGSKTAGQGVGDNDESDDNSQATRKKKKGKARVKPESEDEEEEEEAHKMKTAAQKKAEKKERDKKKKEEERAKLKAKKEKEEEALKKEAEKQAPIEKEEADASVEQDAADVQGEEEADGDKKKKKKKKGEKEEKEKEKKKGPSKAAVKAMQEALAKMKEEEERAKQEEDERLRREEELEVQRQEQERLEAERKEKKKQKDKERKERLKKEGKLLTKAQKEARARAEATLRALQAQGVEVPSKDSMPRKKPVYSDKRKKKPTVQTPEDIPTEASEVTSATSETPKPITAEMEVDQPKVEPVKEPKAEAADLDDWEAMVSDEDKEMKKVHIEVKGTATAAQKPAEDQENGSEGDDEDEDEDEEDEDDDEEESEEEKEKESSNKTAVNKARKEPSSESSSESDSDDDRSKEERLYDKAKQRIEKRRQENLKNINLDKLRAPVVCVLGHVDTGKTKILDKLRHTHVQDGEAGGITQQIGATNVPLETILEQAKMVKNFDIESVKVPGMLIIDTPGHESFSNLRNRGSSLCDIAILVVDIMHGLEPQTLESINLLKEKKCPFIVALNKIDRLYDWKRSPETDVVVTLKKQKKNTKDEFDERTKAIIVEFAQQGLNAALFYENKDPRTFVSLVPTSAHSGDGMGNLIGLLVELTQTMLVRRLAHCDELRAQVMEVKALPGMGTTIDVILINGCLREGDTIIVPGVDGPIVTQIRGLLLPPPLKELRVKSQYEKHKEVSTAQGVKILGKDLEKTLAGLPLLVAHKEDEIPVLRDELIRELKQTLNSIKLEDKGVYVQASTLGSLEALLEFLRTSKVPYAGINIGPVHKKDVMKASAMLEHDQQYAVILAFDVKIERDSQDLADSLGVRIFSAEIIYHLFDAFTKYRDDYKKQKQDEFKHIAVFPCKLRILPQFIFNSRDPIVMGVIVEAGVIRTGTPVCVPTKGFVDIGIVTGIEINHKSVDTAKKGQEICVKIEPIPGETPKMYGRHFEAVDFIVSKITRQSIDALKNWFRDEMQKSDWQLIMELKKTFEII is encoded by the exons ATGGggaagaaacagaaaaataaggGAGATGACGG TGCTAAAGACGAGATTGACGCACTTGCTGCAGAGATTGAAGGAGCCGGAGCGGCCAAGGAGCAGAGCAAAGCCAAGAGCAAAAAGAAGAAAGGAAAAAGAGACGACTTTGA TGAGGACGACATCCTGAAAGAACTGGAGGAGCTGTCGTTACAAAATCCGGGAGGAAAGTCCAAAGAAGCTCCAAAAGAACCTGTAAAG aaATCCGATTCAGTTGAGAATCCTGAGCCTGAGCCTACTCTGACCAAAGCAGACAAGAAAAAGGCCAAGAAGGGGAAGAAGGCTAGCCCGGAGGATGAGGAAGGTGATGAAGATCAGGGTCAGAACAACATGGAGAACGACCACAGGACGAAAGACGAAAAGACGATGGAGACTCCCGATCCTCCTGTTGCTGCTTCGGACTCTGAAGACGAGGCCTCGCGCTCACGGCAAAAGCCCAAAGCCAAGAAGAAAGGTGGTCGAAAAGGTACTTCCGACTCAGAAGACAACGACGAAGATGGTGGTTCAAAAACGGCCGGGCAAGGAGTGGGCGATAATGACGAATCGGATGACAACTCTCAAGCCACCCGCAAAAAGAAGAAAGGAAAAGCCAGAGTAAAACCAGAAAGcgaggatgaggaggaggaggaggaggcccaCAAGATGAAGACGGCGGCGCAGAAGAAGGCAGAGAAAAAAGAGAGGgataaaaagaagaaagaggAGGAGAGGGCCAAGCTGAAGGctaagaaagagaaagaggaagaagcTTTAAAAAAGGAGGCAGAGAAACAAGCCCCAATAGAGAAAGAAGAGGCTGATGCGTCTGTGGAACAGGATGCAGCTGATGTTCAGGGAGAAG AGGAAGCCGATggtgacaaaaagaaaaagaagaagaagaagggtgagaaagaggagaaagaaaaagagaagaaaaagggGCCGAGCAAAGCGGCTGTGAAAGCCATGCAGGAGGCTCTCGCCAAAATGAAGGAGGAGGAAGAGCGAGCCAAACAGGAAGAAGATGAGAGACTGAGACGAGAGGAGGAGCTGGAGGTTCAGAGGCAGGAGCAG GAACGCCTGGAGGCCGAGAGGAAGGAGAAGAAGAAACAGAAGGATAAGGAACGAAAAGAGAGGCTGAAGAAAGAGGGAAAACTCTTAACCAAGGCTCAGAAAGAAGCTCGAGCCAGAGCAGAGGCCACGCTCCGAGCGCTACAGGCTCAGG GTGTTGAAGTGCCGTCCAAAGATTCAATGCCAAGGAAGAAGCCTGTTTACTCTGATAAGAGAAAAAAGAAGCCAACAGTGCAAACTCCTGAAG ACATCCCAACAGAAGCTTCAGAAGTGACATCAGCCACATCGGAGACACCtaaaccaatcacagcagagaTGGAAGTGGACCAGCCTAAAGTGGAGCCAG tGAAGGAACCAAAAGCGGAGGCAGCCGATCTGGACGACTGGGAGGCGATGGTCAGCGATGAGGATAAAG AGATGAAAAAGGTTCACATCGAGGTTAAAGGAACCGCAACCGCTGCTCAGAAACCTGCCGAAGATCAAGAGAACGGCAGTGAGGGGGACGACGAGGATGAggatgaagatgaggaggacgaagatgatgatgaggaggagagcgaggaagagaaagagaaagagagcagcAATAAGACTGCAGTGAACAAAGCGAGAAAAGAGCCGAGCTCGGAGTCGAGCAGCGAAAGCGATTCGGATGACGATCGGAGTAAAGAAGAGAGATTGTATGACAAGGCCAAACAACGCATAGAG AAACGAAGGCAGGAGAACCTGAAGAACATTAACCTGGACAAGCTCAGAGCTCCTGTAGTTTGTGTACTGGGCCATGTGGACACAGGGAAAACTAAGATCTTGGATAAG ctgagacacacacatgtcCAAGATGGTGAGGCCGGTGGTATTACACAGCAGATCGGAGCCACGAATGTTCCTCTGGAAACCATATTAGAACAAGCCAAGATGGttaaaaat TTTGACATCGAGAGCGTCAAGGTTCCTGGAATGCTCATTATCGACACGCCTGGACACGAGTCCTTCAG CAACCTGAGGAACAGAGGAAGTTCTCTGTGTGACATCGCCATCCTGGTGGTGGACATCATGCATGGTCTAGAACCACAGACGCTGGAGTCCATCAACCTCCTGAAGGAGAAGAAATGCCCTTTTATTGTAGCGCTTAACAag ATAGATCGTCTGTATGACTGGAAGAGGAGTCCGGAAACGGACGTAGTGGTCACGCtgaagaaacagaaaaagaacacCAAGGATGAGTTTGATGAGAGAACCAAAGCCATCATCGTCGAGTTCGCTCAGCAG GGACTAAACGCCGCTCTGTTTTATGAGAATAAAGACCCACGTACGTTTGTCTCTCTGGTTCCCACTTCGGCCCACTCGGGCGATGGGATGGGCAACCTCATTGGCCTCCTGGTTGAGCTCACTCAGACCATGCTGGTCCGCAGACTGGCCCACTGTGATGAACTCCGGGCCCAGGTCATGGAG GTAAAAGCTCTGCCCGGCATGGGCACGACGATAGACGTCATCCTGATCAACGGGTGTCTGCGGGAGGGCGATACTATAATCGTCCCTGGTGTGGATGGACCAATCGTCACGCAGATCAGAGGCTTGCTCCTCCCACCACCTCTCAAAGAGCTCCGAGTGAAG AGTCAGTATGAGAAGCATAAGGAGGTGTCTACGGCTCAGGGAGTGAAGATTCTAGGCAAAGATCTTGAGAAGACGCTGGCAGGTCTGCCACTCCTCGTGGCCCATAAAGAAGATGAAATACCAGTGCTGAGG GACGAGTTGATCCGCGAGTTGAAACAGACTTTGAATTCCATAAAGCTGGAGGACAAGGGTGTGTATGTCCAGGCTTCCACCCTCGGTTCATTGGAGGCTCTGTTGGAGTTCTTGCGTACATCTAAAGTGCCT TACGCTGGCATCAACATCGGTCCCGTCCACAAGAAAGACGTCATGAAAGCGTCCGCTATGTTGGAACACGATCAACA GTACGCTGTGATCCTGGCGTTCGATGTGAAAATAGAGAGAGACTCTCAGGACTTGGCCGACAGTCTTGGCGTGCGCATTTTCAGCGCCGAGATCATCTATCATCTGTTCGACGCCTTCACCAAGTACAGAGACGACTACAAGAAACAGAAGCAAGATGAATTCAA gcACATAGCCGTGTTCCCCTGTAAGCTGCGTATATTGCCGCAGTTCATCTTTAACTCCAGAGACCCCATCGTCATGGGGGTCATTGTGGAGGCTGGAGTCATAAGAACAGGCACTCCTGTGTGTGTGCCCACCAAAGGG TTTGTAGATATTGGAATTGTGACCGGtattgaaataaatcacaagTCTGTGGACACGGCTAAGAAAGGACAGGAGATCTGCGTAAAAATCGAGCCAATACCTGGAGAAACGCCCAAGATGTACGGCCGGCACTTTGAAGCTGTAGATTTCATCGTGAGCAAG ATCACCCGTCAGTCGATCGACGCTCTGAAGAACTGGTTCAGAGATGAGATGCAGAAATCTGACTGGCAGTTAATCATGGAGCTGAAGAAAACCTTTGAGATCATCTGA